One region of Gossypium raimondii isolate GPD5lz chromosome 6, ASM2569854v1, whole genome shotgun sequence genomic DNA includes:
- the LOC105773003 gene encoding auxin response factor 7-like isoform X1, whose protein sequence is MKAPPNGFMANSAEGERKSINSELWHACAGPLVSLPPVGSLVIYFPQGHSEQVAASMQKETDFIPSYPNLPSKLICMLHNVTLHADPETDEVYAQMTLQPVNKYDKEALLASDIGLKQSRQPAEFFCKTLTASDTSTHGGFSVPRRAAEKIFPPLDFSMQPPAQELVAKDLHDNTWTFRHIYRGQPKRHLLTTGWSVFVSTKRLFAGDSVLFIRDEKSQLLLGTRRANRQQPALSSSVISSDSMHIGILAAAAHAAANNSPFTIFYNPRASPSEFVIPLAKFNKAMYTQVSLGMRFRMMFETEESGVRRYMGTITGISDLDPVRWKNSQWRNLQVGWDESTAGERPSRVSIWDIEPVITPFYICPPPFFRPRFPKQPGMPDDESDIENAFKRAMPWLGDDFGMKDAPSSIFPGLSLVQWMSMQQNNQFPAAQSGFFPSMVSSNLLHNSLGTDDPAKLLNFQAPALPASNMQFNKANTNQINQLTQAPMTWPQQQQLQQLLQAPLNQQQQSLQQLQRQLPQPPQQQPQPHLFHQQQPQPQPQPQPQSQSQSQSQSQSQSQSQSQSQPQPQPQPQPQPQPQPPPLQQQQQQLQQQHQKRQQTQSQQQLQQAFLPSQVNNGIIASNQISNQNLHQPAVYSQLQQQQLMTSSSQSAQTTASANKTSYPLTSLPQDTQIQQQMEQQPNLMQRQLQQTQLQQSQLQLLQQSLSQRTQQQPQLLQLSQQGFSEQQLQLQLLQKLQQQQQQQQQSSQQLLSPAGSLLQPQMLQQQPTHQQSQPLQQLPLSQSQSQPLGSNGFSTSMPVQPQQVSVNQPQIHKPFTAMRTHSGLTDGDAPSCSTSPSTNNCQVSSLNFLNKNQQVPSLLVSDPLVEPASTLVQELQSKPDIRIKHELPTSKGPELSKYKSTVTDQLEASSSGTSYCLDAGTNQHNFSLPTFLEGDLQSHSRNNLPFTANIDGLAPDTLLSRGYDSQKDLQNMLSNYGGNPRDIDAELSTPAISSQSFGVPNIPFKTGCSNDVAIGDTGVLNGGLWANQTQRMRTYSKVQKRGSVGRSIDVTRYKGYDELRHDLARMFGIEGQLEDPQSSDWKLVYVDHENDILLVGDDPWEEFVSCVQSIKILSSGEVQQMSLEGDLGNVAVPNQACSGTDSGNAWRGQYDDTSAASFNR, encoded by the exons ATGAAGGCTCCACCAAATGGATTTATGGCAAATTCTGCAGAAG GAGAAAGGAAGAGTATCAATTCAGAATTATGGCATGCTTGTGCTGGACCACTTGTTTCTTTGCCTCCAGTTGGAAGTTTGgttatttactttcctcaaggTCACAGCGAGCAG GTTGCGGCGTCGATGCAAAAGGAGACTGATTTCATACCAAGCTACCCTAACCTTCCTTCCAAGTTGATATGCATGCTCCATAATGTCACATTGCAT GCCGATCCGGAAACAGATGAGGTGTATGCCCAGATGACACTTCAACCTGTGAACAAA TATGACAAGGAAGCGTTACTGGCATCTGATATTGGCCTCAAGCAAAGCCGGCAACCTGCTGAGTTCTTTTGCAAGACTCTTACAGCAAGTGACACTAGCACTCATGGTGGATTTTCTGTGCCTCGACGAGCAGCTGAGAAAATCTTCCCTCCCCTG GATTTCTCGATGCAACCACCTGCTCAGGAGCTAGTAGCTAAAGATTTACATGACAATACATGGACATTTAGACATATTTATCGAG GTCAACCAAAGAGGCATCTTCTGACTACTGGTTGGAGTGTCTTTGTTAGCACAAAAAGACTCTTTGCCGGTGATTCTGTTCTTTTCATAAG GGATGAGAAGTCTCAACTTCTGTTGGGTACAAGGCGTGCAAATAGACAGCAGCCAGCTCTTTCTTCATCAGTGATTTCTAGTGATAGCATGCATATAGGGATCCTGGCTGCTGCAGCGCATGCTGCAGCAAATAACAGCCCATTTACTATATTCTATAATCCAAG GGCAAGCCCTTCTGAGTTTGTGATACCCTTGGCAAAGTTTAACAAAGCCATGTATACCCAAGTTTCCCTTGGCATGCGGTTTAGAATGATGTTTGAAACCGAGGAGTCTGGAGTACGCAGGTACATGGGTACAATTACTGGTATCAGTGACTTGGATCCTGTGCGATGGAAAAATTCACAGTGGCGCAATCTTCAG GTTGGATGGGATGAATCTACAGCTGGTGAGCGGCCCAGCCGAGTTTCAATTTGGGACATTGAGCCTGTTATAACTCCTTTTTACATCTGTCCACCTCCGTTTTTCAGGCCCAGGTTTCCAAAGCAACCGGGGATGCCAG ATGATGAGTCTGACATTGAGAATGCCTTCAAGAGAGCTATGCCCTGGCTAGGAGATGACTTTGGTATGAAAGATGCTCCTAGTTCAATCTTTCCTGGTTTGAGTCTAGTCCAGTGGATGAGCATGCAACAAAATAATCAGTTTCCAGCTGCTCAATCAGGATTCTTTCCATCAATGGTTTCTTCGAATCTGCTCCATAATAGCCTTGGCACCGATGATCCTGCCAAATTATTGAACTTTCAAGCTCCTGCGCTTCCAGCATCAAATATGCAATTTAACAAAGCAAATACGAACCAAATCAATCAGTTGACTCAGGCACCTATGACATGGCCCCAACAGCAGCAACTTCAACAGTTATTGCAGGCTCCTTTAAATCAGCAGCAGCAATCCCTACAGCAATTGCAGCGACAACTGCCACAACCACCACAGCAGCAGCCTCAGCCGCATCTTTTTCACCAGCAGCAGCCTCAGCCTCAGCCTCAGCCTCAGCCTCAGTCTCAGTCTCAGTCTCAGTCTCAGTCTCAGTCACAGTCGCAGTCGCAGTCACAGTCACAGCCACAGCCACAGCCACAGCCACAGCCACAGCCACAGCCACAGCCACCTCCActgcagcagcagcagcagcagctgCAGCAACAACATCAAAAAAGACAACAGACGCAATCACAGCAGCAGCTGCAACAAGCATTCCTCCCTTCTCAAGTAAATAATGGCATCATTGCCTCTAACCAGATCTCAAATCAAAATTTGCACCAGCCAGCTGTTTACTCACAGCTTCAGCAGCAACAATTGATGACAAGCAGTAGCCAATCTGCCCAGACTACCGCCTCTGCCAATAAAACTTCATATCCTTTGACATCATTACCGCAAGATACACAGATTCAGCAACAGATGGAACAGCAACCTAACCTCATGCAGAGGCAGCTGCAACAGACACAGTTGCAGCAGTCACAACTACAATTATTGCAACAAAGCCTGTCCCAGAGGACACAGCAGCAGCCACAGCTTCTGCAATTGTCACAGCAGGGCTTCTCGGAGCAACAGCTTCAGTTGCAACTGTTACAGAAATTGCAgcaacagcagcagcagcagcagcaatcATCTCAACAATTACTCTCCCCAGCTGGATCACTGTTGCAGCCTCAAATGTTGCAGCAGCAGCCGACCCATCAACAGAGCCAACCATTGCAGCAATTGCCTCTTTCACAAAGCCAATCACAACCTCTTGGCAGCAATGGCTTCTCAACATCAATGCCTGTTCAACCTCAACAGGTTTCAGTGAACCAACCCCAAATTCACAAGCCATTTACTGCTATGAGAACTCATTCTGGTCTTACTGACGGAGATGCTCCATCATGTTCAACCTCACCTTCTACCAATAACTGTCAGGTTTCCTCGTTGaactttttaaacaaaaatcagCAAGTTCCATCCTTATTGGTGTCAGATCCTCTTGTTGAGCCTGCAAGTACCCTGGTTCAAGAGCTTCAGAGCAAGCCTGATATTAGAATCAAACATGAACTACCCACCTCTAAAGGACCAGAACTATCAAAGTACAAAAGTACTGTGACAGATCAATTAGAAGCATCCTCTTCTGGAACATCATACTGCCTGGATGCGGGCACCAACCAGCATAATTTCTCCCTCCCCACCTTTTTGGAAGGTGATCTTCAATCACACTCCCGGAACAATCTTCCTTTTACAGCAAATATTGATGGATTGGCACCTGACACTTTGTTATCAAGGGGATATGACTCTCAAAAGGATCTTCAAAACATGTTGTCGAACTATGGTGGCAACCCAAGAGATATTGATGCGGAGTTGTCTACTCCTGCGATAAGCTCTCAGTCGTTTGGTGTGCCAAACATACCTTTCAAGACTGGGTGCTCAAATGATGTTGCTATCGGTGACACAGGAGTCCTAAATGGTGGACTGTGGGCCAACCAAACTCAACGCATGCGAACATATTCAAAG GTGCAAAAGCGTGGGTCTGTAGGAAGGTCAATTGATGTGACCCGCTACAAAGGGTATGATGAGCTCAGGCATGATCTAGCGCGCATGTTTGGTATAGAGGGGCAACTGGAAGATCCGCAAAGTTCTGACTGGAAATTAGTTTACGTGGATCATGAAAATGACATATTACTTGTTGGTGATGATCCTTGGGA AGAATTTGTAAGTTGTGTTCAGAGCATAAAGATACTGTCATCTGGGGAAGTACAGCAGATGAGCTTGGAAGGTGATCTTGGAAATGTGGCAGTTCCGAATCAAGCTTGCAGTGGGACTGACAGTGGAAATGCATGGAGAGGACAATATGATGATACCTCAGCAGCGTCATTTAACAGATAA
- the LOC105773003 gene encoding auxin response factor 7-like isoform X2, whose amino-acid sequence MQKETDFIPSYPNLPSKLICMLHNVTLHADPETDEVYAQMTLQPVNKYDKEALLASDIGLKQSRQPAEFFCKTLTASDTSTHGGFSVPRRAAEKIFPPLDFSMQPPAQELVAKDLHDNTWTFRHIYRGQPKRHLLTTGWSVFVSTKRLFAGDSVLFIRDEKSQLLLGTRRANRQQPALSSSVISSDSMHIGILAAAAHAAANNSPFTIFYNPRASPSEFVIPLAKFNKAMYTQVSLGMRFRMMFETEESGVRRYMGTITGISDLDPVRWKNSQWRNLQVGWDESTAGERPSRVSIWDIEPVITPFYICPPPFFRPRFPKQPGMPDDESDIENAFKRAMPWLGDDFGMKDAPSSIFPGLSLVQWMSMQQNNQFPAAQSGFFPSMVSSNLLHNSLGTDDPAKLLNFQAPALPASNMQFNKANTNQINQLTQAPMTWPQQQQLQQLLQAPLNQQQQSLQQLQRQLPQPPQQQPQPHLFHQQQPQPQPQPQPQSQSQSQSQSQSQSQSQSQSQPQPQPQPQPQPQPQPPPLQQQQQQLQQQHQKRQQTQSQQQLQQAFLPSQVNNGIIASNQISNQNLHQPAVYSQLQQQQLMTSSSQSAQTTASANKTSYPLTSLPQDTQIQQQMEQQPNLMQRQLQQTQLQQSQLQLLQQSLSQRTQQQPQLLQLSQQGFSEQQLQLQLLQKLQQQQQQQQQSSQQLLSPAGSLLQPQMLQQQPTHQQSQPLQQLPLSQSQSQPLGSNGFSTSMPVQPQQVSVNQPQIHKPFTAMRTHSGLTDGDAPSCSTSPSTNNCQVSSLNFLNKNQQVPSLLVSDPLVEPASTLVQELQSKPDIRIKHELPTSKGPELSKYKSTVTDQLEASSSGTSYCLDAGTNQHNFSLPTFLEGDLQSHSRNNLPFTANIDGLAPDTLLSRGYDSQKDLQNMLSNYGGNPRDIDAELSTPAISSQSFGVPNIPFKTGCSNDVAIGDTGVLNGGLWANQTQRMRTYSKVQKRGSVGRSIDVTRYKGYDELRHDLARMFGIEGQLEDPQSSDWKLVYVDHENDILLVGDDPWEEFVSCVQSIKILSSGEVQQMSLEGDLGNVAVPNQACSGTDSGNAWRGQYDDTSAASFNR is encoded by the exons ATGCAAAAGGAGACTGATTTCATACCAAGCTACCCTAACCTTCCTTCCAAGTTGATATGCATGCTCCATAATGTCACATTGCAT GCCGATCCGGAAACAGATGAGGTGTATGCCCAGATGACACTTCAACCTGTGAACAAA TATGACAAGGAAGCGTTACTGGCATCTGATATTGGCCTCAAGCAAAGCCGGCAACCTGCTGAGTTCTTTTGCAAGACTCTTACAGCAAGTGACACTAGCACTCATGGTGGATTTTCTGTGCCTCGACGAGCAGCTGAGAAAATCTTCCCTCCCCTG GATTTCTCGATGCAACCACCTGCTCAGGAGCTAGTAGCTAAAGATTTACATGACAATACATGGACATTTAGACATATTTATCGAG GTCAACCAAAGAGGCATCTTCTGACTACTGGTTGGAGTGTCTTTGTTAGCACAAAAAGACTCTTTGCCGGTGATTCTGTTCTTTTCATAAG GGATGAGAAGTCTCAACTTCTGTTGGGTACAAGGCGTGCAAATAGACAGCAGCCAGCTCTTTCTTCATCAGTGATTTCTAGTGATAGCATGCATATAGGGATCCTGGCTGCTGCAGCGCATGCTGCAGCAAATAACAGCCCATTTACTATATTCTATAATCCAAG GGCAAGCCCTTCTGAGTTTGTGATACCCTTGGCAAAGTTTAACAAAGCCATGTATACCCAAGTTTCCCTTGGCATGCGGTTTAGAATGATGTTTGAAACCGAGGAGTCTGGAGTACGCAGGTACATGGGTACAATTACTGGTATCAGTGACTTGGATCCTGTGCGATGGAAAAATTCACAGTGGCGCAATCTTCAG GTTGGATGGGATGAATCTACAGCTGGTGAGCGGCCCAGCCGAGTTTCAATTTGGGACATTGAGCCTGTTATAACTCCTTTTTACATCTGTCCACCTCCGTTTTTCAGGCCCAGGTTTCCAAAGCAACCGGGGATGCCAG ATGATGAGTCTGACATTGAGAATGCCTTCAAGAGAGCTATGCCCTGGCTAGGAGATGACTTTGGTATGAAAGATGCTCCTAGTTCAATCTTTCCTGGTTTGAGTCTAGTCCAGTGGATGAGCATGCAACAAAATAATCAGTTTCCAGCTGCTCAATCAGGATTCTTTCCATCAATGGTTTCTTCGAATCTGCTCCATAATAGCCTTGGCACCGATGATCCTGCCAAATTATTGAACTTTCAAGCTCCTGCGCTTCCAGCATCAAATATGCAATTTAACAAAGCAAATACGAACCAAATCAATCAGTTGACTCAGGCACCTATGACATGGCCCCAACAGCAGCAACTTCAACAGTTATTGCAGGCTCCTTTAAATCAGCAGCAGCAATCCCTACAGCAATTGCAGCGACAACTGCCACAACCACCACAGCAGCAGCCTCAGCCGCATCTTTTTCACCAGCAGCAGCCTCAGCCTCAGCCTCAGCCTCAGCCTCAGTCTCAGTCTCAGTCTCAGTCTCAGTCTCAGTCACAGTCGCAGTCGCAGTCACAGTCACAGCCACAGCCACAGCCACAGCCACAGCCACAGCCACAGCCACAGCCACCTCCActgcagcagcagcagcagcagctgCAGCAACAACATCAAAAAAGACAACAGACGCAATCACAGCAGCAGCTGCAACAAGCATTCCTCCCTTCTCAAGTAAATAATGGCATCATTGCCTCTAACCAGATCTCAAATCAAAATTTGCACCAGCCAGCTGTTTACTCACAGCTTCAGCAGCAACAATTGATGACAAGCAGTAGCCAATCTGCCCAGACTACCGCCTCTGCCAATAAAACTTCATATCCTTTGACATCATTACCGCAAGATACACAGATTCAGCAACAGATGGAACAGCAACCTAACCTCATGCAGAGGCAGCTGCAACAGACACAGTTGCAGCAGTCACAACTACAATTATTGCAACAAAGCCTGTCCCAGAGGACACAGCAGCAGCCACAGCTTCTGCAATTGTCACAGCAGGGCTTCTCGGAGCAACAGCTTCAGTTGCAACTGTTACAGAAATTGCAgcaacagcagcagcagcagcagcaatcATCTCAACAATTACTCTCCCCAGCTGGATCACTGTTGCAGCCTCAAATGTTGCAGCAGCAGCCGACCCATCAACAGAGCCAACCATTGCAGCAATTGCCTCTTTCACAAAGCCAATCACAACCTCTTGGCAGCAATGGCTTCTCAACATCAATGCCTGTTCAACCTCAACAGGTTTCAGTGAACCAACCCCAAATTCACAAGCCATTTACTGCTATGAGAACTCATTCTGGTCTTACTGACGGAGATGCTCCATCATGTTCAACCTCACCTTCTACCAATAACTGTCAGGTTTCCTCGTTGaactttttaaacaaaaatcagCAAGTTCCATCCTTATTGGTGTCAGATCCTCTTGTTGAGCCTGCAAGTACCCTGGTTCAAGAGCTTCAGAGCAAGCCTGATATTAGAATCAAACATGAACTACCCACCTCTAAAGGACCAGAACTATCAAAGTACAAAAGTACTGTGACAGATCAATTAGAAGCATCCTCTTCTGGAACATCATACTGCCTGGATGCGGGCACCAACCAGCATAATTTCTCCCTCCCCACCTTTTTGGAAGGTGATCTTCAATCACACTCCCGGAACAATCTTCCTTTTACAGCAAATATTGATGGATTGGCACCTGACACTTTGTTATCAAGGGGATATGACTCTCAAAAGGATCTTCAAAACATGTTGTCGAACTATGGTGGCAACCCAAGAGATATTGATGCGGAGTTGTCTACTCCTGCGATAAGCTCTCAGTCGTTTGGTGTGCCAAACATACCTTTCAAGACTGGGTGCTCAAATGATGTTGCTATCGGTGACACAGGAGTCCTAAATGGTGGACTGTGGGCCAACCAAACTCAACGCATGCGAACATATTCAAAG GTGCAAAAGCGTGGGTCTGTAGGAAGGTCAATTGATGTGACCCGCTACAAAGGGTATGATGAGCTCAGGCATGATCTAGCGCGCATGTTTGGTATAGAGGGGCAACTGGAAGATCCGCAAAGTTCTGACTGGAAATTAGTTTACGTGGATCATGAAAATGACATATTACTTGTTGGTGATGATCCTTGGGA AGAATTTGTAAGTTGTGTTCAGAGCATAAAGATACTGTCATCTGGGGAAGTACAGCAGATGAGCTTGGAAGGTGATCTTGGAAATGTGGCAGTTCCGAATCAAGCTTGCAGTGGGACTGACAGTGGAAATGCATGGAGAGGACAATATGATGATACCTCAGCAGCGTCATTTAACAGATAA
- the LOC105773003 gene encoding auxin response factor 7-like isoform X3: MQPPAQELVAKDLHDNTWTFRHIYRGQPKRHLLTTGWSVFVSTKRLFAGDSVLFIRDEKSQLLLGTRRANRQQPALSSSVISSDSMHIGILAAAAHAAANNSPFTIFYNPRASPSEFVIPLAKFNKAMYTQVSLGMRFRMMFETEESGVRRYMGTITGISDLDPVRWKNSQWRNLQVGWDESTAGERPSRVSIWDIEPVITPFYICPPPFFRPRFPKQPGMPDDESDIENAFKRAMPWLGDDFGMKDAPSSIFPGLSLVQWMSMQQNNQFPAAQSGFFPSMVSSNLLHNSLGTDDPAKLLNFQAPALPASNMQFNKANTNQINQLTQAPMTWPQQQQLQQLLQAPLNQQQQSLQQLQRQLPQPPQQQPQPHLFHQQQPQPQPQPQPQSQSQSQSQSQSQSQSQSQSQPQPQPQPQPQPQPQPPPLQQQQQQLQQQHQKRQQTQSQQQLQQAFLPSQVNNGIIASNQISNQNLHQPAVYSQLQQQQLMTSSSQSAQTTASANKTSYPLTSLPQDTQIQQQMEQQPNLMQRQLQQTQLQQSQLQLLQQSLSQRTQQQPQLLQLSQQGFSEQQLQLQLLQKLQQQQQQQQQSSQQLLSPAGSLLQPQMLQQQPTHQQSQPLQQLPLSQSQSQPLGSNGFSTSMPVQPQQVSVNQPQIHKPFTAMRTHSGLTDGDAPSCSTSPSTNNCQVSSLNFLNKNQQVPSLLVSDPLVEPASTLVQELQSKPDIRIKHELPTSKGPELSKYKSTVTDQLEASSSGTSYCLDAGTNQHNFSLPTFLEGDLQSHSRNNLPFTANIDGLAPDTLLSRGYDSQKDLQNMLSNYGGNPRDIDAELSTPAISSQSFGVPNIPFKTGCSNDVAIGDTGVLNGGLWANQTQRMRTYSKVQKRGSVGRSIDVTRYKGYDELRHDLARMFGIEGQLEDPQSSDWKLVYVDHENDILLVGDDPWEEFVSCVQSIKILSSGEVQQMSLEGDLGNVAVPNQACSGTDSGNAWRGQYDDTSAASFNR, encoded by the exons ATGCAACCACCTGCTCAGGAGCTAGTAGCTAAAGATTTACATGACAATACATGGACATTTAGACATATTTATCGAG GTCAACCAAAGAGGCATCTTCTGACTACTGGTTGGAGTGTCTTTGTTAGCACAAAAAGACTCTTTGCCGGTGATTCTGTTCTTTTCATAAG GGATGAGAAGTCTCAACTTCTGTTGGGTACAAGGCGTGCAAATAGACAGCAGCCAGCTCTTTCTTCATCAGTGATTTCTAGTGATAGCATGCATATAGGGATCCTGGCTGCTGCAGCGCATGCTGCAGCAAATAACAGCCCATTTACTATATTCTATAATCCAAG GGCAAGCCCTTCTGAGTTTGTGATACCCTTGGCAAAGTTTAACAAAGCCATGTATACCCAAGTTTCCCTTGGCATGCGGTTTAGAATGATGTTTGAAACCGAGGAGTCTGGAGTACGCAGGTACATGGGTACAATTACTGGTATCAGTGACTTGGATCCTGTGCGATGGAAAAATTCACAGTGGCGCAATCTTCAG GTTGGATGGGATGAATCTACAGCTGGTGAGCGGCCCAGCCGAGTTTCAATTTGGGACATTGAGCCTGTTATAACTCCTTTTTACATCTGTCCACCTCCGTTTTTCAGGCCCAGGTTTCCAAAGCAACCGGGGATGCCAG ATGATGAGTCTGACATTGAGAATGCCTTCAAGAGAGCTATGCCCTGGCTAGGAGATGACTTTGGTATGAAAGATGCTCCTAGTTCAATCTTTCCTGGTTTGAGTCTAGTCCAGTGGATGAGCATGCAACAAAATAATCAGTTTCCAGCTGCTCAATCAGGATTCTTTCCATCAATGGTTTCTTCGAATCTGCTCCATAATAGCCTTGGCACCGATGATCCTGCCAAATTATTGAACTTTCAAGCTCCTGCGCTTCCAGCATCAAATATGCAATTTAACAAAGCAAATACGAACCAAATCAATCAGTTGACTCAGGCACCTATGACATGGCCCCAACAGCAGCAACTTCAACAGTTATTGCAGGCTCCTTTAAATCAGCAGCAGCAATCCCTACAGCAATTGCAGCGACAACTGCCACAACCACCACAGCAGCAGCCTCAGCCGCATCTTTTTCACCAGCAGCAGCCTCAGCCTCAGCCTCAGCCTCAGCCTCAGTCTCAGTCTCAGTCTCAGTCTCAGTCTCAGTCACAGTCGCAGTCGCAGTCACAGTCACAGCCACAGCCACAGCCACAGCCACAGCCACAGCCACAGCCACAGCCACCTCCActgcagcagcagcagcagcagctgCAGCAACAACATCAAAAAAGACAACAGACGCAATCACAGCAGCAGCTGCAACAAGCATTCCTCCCTTCTCAAGTAAATAATGGCATCATTGCCTCTAACCAGATCTCAAATCAAAATTTGCACCAGCCAGCTGTTTACTCACAGCTTCAGCAGCAACAATTGATGACAAGCAGTAGCCAATCTGCCCAGACTACCGCCTCTGCCAATAAAACTTCATATCCTTTGACATCATTACCGCAAGATACACAGATTCAGCAACAGATGGAACAGCAACCTAACCTCATGCAGAGGCAGCTGCAACAGACACAGTTGCAGCAGTCACAACTACAATTATTGCAACAAAGCCTGTCCCAGAGGACACAGCAGCAGCCACAGCTTCTGCAATTGTCACAGCAGGGCTTCTCGGAGCAACAGCTTCAGTTGCAACTGTTACAGAAATTGCAgcaacagcagcagcagcagcagcaatcATCTCAACAATTACTCTCCCCAGCTGGATCACTGTTGCAGCCTCAAATGTTGCAGCAGCAGCCGACCCATCAACAGAGCCAACCATTGCAGCAATTGCCTCTTTCACAAAGCCAATCACAACCTCTTGGCAGCAATGGCTTCTCAACATCAATGCCTGTTCAACCTCAACAGGTTTCAGTGAACCAACCCCAAATTCACAAGCCATTTACTGCTATGAGAACTCATTCTGGTCTTACTGACGGAGATGCTCCATCATGTTCAACCTCACCTTCTACCAATAACTGTCAGGTTTCCTCGTTGaactttttaaacaaaaatcagCAAGTTCCATCCTTATTGGTGTCAGATCCTCTTGTTGAGCCTGCAAGTACCCTGGTTCAAGAGCTTCAGAGCAAGCCTGATATTAGAATCAAACATGAACTACCCACCTCTAAAGGACCAGAACTATCAAAGTACAAAAGTACTGTGACAGATCAATTAGAAGCATCCTCTTCTGGAACATCATACTGCCTGGATGCGGGCACCAACCAGCATAATTTCTCCCTCCCCACCTTTTTGGAAGGTGATCTTCAATCACACTCCCGGAACAATCTTCCTTTTACAGCAAATATTGATGGATTGGCACCTGACACTTTGTTATCAAGGGGATATGACTCTCAAAAGGATCTTCAAAACATGTTGTCGAACTATGGTGGCAACCCAAGAGATATTGATGCGGAGTTGTCTACTCCTGCGATAAGCTCTCAGTCGTTTGGTGTGCCAAACATACCTTTCAAGACTGGGTGCTCAAATGATGTTGCTATCGGTGACACAGGAGTCCTAAATGGTGGACTGTGGGCCAACCAAACTCAACGCATGCGAACATATTCAAAG GTGCAAAAGCGTGGGTCTGTAGGAAGGTCAATTGATGTGACCCGCTACAAAGGGTATGATGAGCTCAGGCATGATCTAGCGCGCATGTTTGGTATAGAGGGGCAACTGGAAGATCCGCAAAGTTCTGACTGGAAATTAGTTTACGTGGATCATGAAAATGACATATTACTTGTTGGTGATGATCCTTGGGA AGAATTTGTAAGTTGTGTTCAGAGCATAAAGATACTGTCATCTGGGGAAGTACAGCAGATGAGCTTGGAAGGTGATCTTGGAAATGTGGCAGTTCCGAATCAAGCTTGCAGTGGGACTGACAGTGGAAATGCATGGAGAGGACAATATGATGATACCTCAGCAGCGTCATTTAACAGATAA